In the genome of Girardinichthys multiradiatus isolate DD_20200921_A chromosome 7, DD_fGirMul_XY1, whole genome shotgun sequence, one region contains:
- the LOC124871500 gene encoding amyloid-beta A4 protein-like: protein MGEHTAFLLLLVATLTLSSEVPIDDTVALITEPQVAMFCGKLNMHINVQTGKWEPDPSGTKSCIGTKEGILQYCQEVYPDLQITNVVEANQPISITNWCKKGHKQCRSHTHIVVPYRCLVGEFVSDALLVPDKCKFLHQEQMNKCESHLHWHTVAKESCGDRSMNLHDYGMLLPCGIDRFRGVEFVCCPAEEERKSDSAEQNGKDSDVWWGAAENEYSDNSMTRAADTQPAIAEDDEDEEEEDAFERDEDGDGDDNDEEEDDDVIDERESDERSTNIAMTTTTTTTTESVEEVVRAVCWARAESGPCHDMLQRWYFVPRKGRCAPFLFGGCGGNRNNFESEEYCLAVCSSSLPTIAPSPPDAVDQYLESPGDDNEHTDFRKAKESLEAKHREKMSQVMREWEEAERQAKNLPRTDKKAVIQRFQEKVEALEQEAAQERQQLVETHMARVEALLNSRRRLALENYISSLQADPPRPRQVLSLLKKYVRAEQRDRQHTLKHYEHVRTVDPKKAAQIRPQVLTHLRVIDERMNQSLGRLYKVPSVANEIQKQVAIIVQRVQSELSQQVSSLQSDGRVDGRVSYGNDALMPDQAYSSAPMEPGLDGLGFIHPESFNQPNTENHVEPVDARPNPDRGLPTRPVSALKPEEMPVVRMDTEENAGYEVYHQKLVFFAEDVGSNKGAIIGLMVGGVVIATVIVITLVMLRKKQYTSIHHGVIEVDAAVTPEEHHLAKMQQNGYENPTYKFFEQMQN, encoded by the exons ATGGGGGAGCACACGGCgtttctgctcttactggtggcGACCTTGACGCTTTCATCGGAG GTGCCCATTGATGACACTGTGGCTTTGATAACTGAGCCTCAGGTGGCCATGTTCTGCGGAAAGCTCAACATGCACATCAACGTACAGACCGGCAAATGGGAGCCTGACCCATCCGGCACCAAGAGCTGCATTGGCACAAAGGAGGGCATCCTGCAGTACTGCCAGGAG GTGTACCCAGATCTGCAGATCACAAATGTTGTAGAGGCCAACCAACCCATCAGCATTACCAACTGGTGCAAGAAGGGCCACAAGCAGTGCCGGAGTCACACACACATTGTGGTGCCATATCGCTGCCTGG TCGGAGAGTTTGTCAGCGACGCCCTGCTGGTTCCAGACAAGTGCAAGTTCCTGCACCAGGAGCAGATGAACAAGTGTGAGAGCCACCTGCACTGGCACACTgtagccaaagag tCCTGTGGAGACCGCTCAATGAATCTCCATGACTACGGGATGCTGTTGCCGTGTGGCATCGACCGTTTTCGAGGCGTAGAGTTTGTGTGCTGCCCGGCGGAGGAAGAGCGCAAGTCGGACAGCGCAGAACAAAACGGGAAGGATTCTGACGTCTGGTGGGGCGCAGCTGAGAATGAGTATTCTGACAACAG CATGACGCGCGCAGCAGACACACAGCCAGCCATCGCCGAGGACGACGAGgacgaggaggaggaagatGCCTTTGAAAGGGACGAGGATGGAGACGGCGATGACAATGATGAGGAAGAGGACGACGACGTAATTGATGAGCGGGAGAGCGATGAGCGCAGCACCAACATCGCCATGACAACCACCACCACAACAACCACTGAATCTGTTGAGGAAGTTGTGCGAG CGGTGTGCTGGGCCCGCGCCGAGTCAGGCCCGTGTCACGACATGCTGCAGCGTTGGTACTTCGTGCCTAGGAAGGGCCGATGTGCTCCTTTCCTATTCGGGGGCTGCGGGGGCAACAGGAATAACTTTGAGTCGGAGGAGTACTGCCTGGCTGTCTGTAGCAGCTCGT TGCCCACCATAGCTCCCAGTCCTCCCGATGCTGTGGATCAGTACCTTGAATCACCCGGGGATGACAATGAACACACAGATTTCCGAAAAGCCAAAGAAAGCCTTGAGGCCAAACACCGTGAGAAGATGTCTCAG GTGATGAGGGAGTGGGAGGAGGCCGAGAGACAAGCCAAGAACCTTCCTCGCACGGACAAGAAAGCTGTGATTCAG CGCTTCCAGGAGAAAGTGGAGGCTCTGGAGCAGGAGGCGGCGCAGGAGCGACAACAGCTGGTGGAGACGCACATGGCCCGGGTGGAAGCCCTGCTCAACAGCCGCAGGCGCCTGGCACTGGAAAATTACATCAGCTCCCTTCAGGCTGATCCTCCACGG CCCCGACAGGTGTTGAGCCTGCTGAAGAAGTACGTCCGCGCAGAACAGAGGGACAGGCAGCACACGCTGAAACACTATGAACACGTCCGCACTGTCGACCCAAAGAAGGCTGCACAGATCCGACCTCAG GTTCTGACCCACCTTCGTGTGATTGATGAGAGGATGAATCAGTCATTAGGTCGGCTCTACAAGGTGCCCAGTGTGGCTAACGAGATCCAAAAACAAGTTG CGATTATAGTGCAGAGAGTCCAGTCTGAGCTGTCTCAGCAAGTCTCTTCCCTGCAGAGCGATGGGCGG GTGGACGGCAGGGTGAGTTATGGTAACGATGCGCTGATGCCAGATCAGGCCTACAGTTCTGCTCCGATGGAACCCGGCCTAGACGGACTGGGCTTCATTCACCCGGAGAGCTTCAACCAGCCAAACACTGAGAACCATG TGGAGCCCGTCGACGCTCGTCCTAATCCAGACAGAGGACTCCCGACACGACCCG TTTCTGCCCTGAAGCCTGAGGAAATGCCGGTGGTGCGGATGGACACTGAAGAGAATGCTGGATACGAGGTTTACCATCAAAAACTG GTGTTCTTTGCTGAGGACGTGGGGTCCAACAAAGGCGCCATCATTGGGCTTATGGTTGGAGGGGTCGTCATAGCGACCGTCATCGTCATTACTTTGGTGATGCTGAGAAAGAAGCAGTACACCTCCATCCATCACGGTGTTATCGAG GTGGATGCAGCAGTGACCCCAGAGGAACATCATCTGGCCAAAATGCAGCAGAACGGCTACGAGAATCCCACCTACAAGTTCTTCGAGCAGATGCAGAACTAA
- the gabpa gene encoding GA-binding protein alpha chain isoform X2, with translation MSKSETEEMIEIEIDEREKQACLEEGIEEQTITASDLIQQDIDINEPIGNLKKLLVPRVQFCLDGFDICLQDIQLHPDHSLFDQGVKTDGTVQLSLQIITKSGEEKLNILEIVKPVETVEVVIDPDAAGEDGALVDDGQLIAVERSSLSDETSEQVTRWAAALEGYRKEQVRLGIPYDPLLWTADQVIHWAVWVMKEFNIDEMEIGSIHIPGRELCGFSQEEFLHKVPNGEILWSHLELLRKYVLASQDQSGGDATVTIDQPVQIIPAQVSTPTAIKVLKHNRGPRTPRISGEERSSPGNRTGNNGQIQLWQFLLELLTDKDARDCISWVGEEGEFKLNQPELVAQKWGQRKNKPTMNYEKLSRALRYYYDGDMISKVQGKRFVYKFVCDLRTLIGYSAAELNNLVTECEQKKLARIQMHGIGQPITTVTLATTLDKDS, from the exons ATGTCTAAAAGcgagacagaggagatgataGAGATAGAGATCGATGAACGGGAGAAACAGGCATGCCTAGAGGAAGG CATTGAGGAGCAGACCATCACTGCGTCTGATTTAATTCAACAAGATATTGACATCAATGAGCCCATTGGCAATCTGAAGAAGCTTTTGGTGCCTCGTGTCCAATTCTGTCTGGATGGATTTGACATCTGCTTACAAGACATTCAG ctCCACCCGGATCACAGTCTCTTTGATCAGGGAGTAAAAACAGATGGCACTGTGCAGCTCAGCCTGCAGATTATAACCAAATCAG GGGAggaaaagctgaatattttagaaATAGTGAAGCCCGTAGAAACGGTAGAAGTTGTGATTGACCCGGATGCGGCAGGAGAAGATGGGGCGTTGGTGGACGATGGACAGCTTATCGCAGTAGAGCGGTCTTCCCTGTCCGATGAGACCTCAGAGCAGGTGACACGTTGGGCCGCAGCCTTGGAAGGTTACCGGAAGGAGCAGGTCCGGCTTGGAATACCATACG ACCCATTGCTCTGGACAGCTGATCAGGTGATTCACTGGGCTGTGTGGGTCATGAAGGAGTTTAACATAGACGAGATGGAAATCGGCAGCATCCACATCCCCGGCCGAGAGCTCTGTGGTTTCAGCCAAGAGGAGTTCCTTCACAAAGTGCCAAACGGCGAGATTTTGTGGAGCCACCTGGAGCTGCTGCGCAAAT ATGTGTTGGCCAGCCAGGACCAGTCAGGGGGGGACGCCACTGTCACTATTGATCAAC cTGTTCAGATCATTCCAGCTCAAGTGAGCACGCCTACCGCTATAAAAGTACTGAAACACAACCGGGGCCCCAGAACGCCCAGAATTTCAGGAGAGGAGCGCAGTTCACCCGGCAACCGCACAG GTAACAACGGTCAGATCCAGCTGTGGCAGTTCCTGCTGGAACTTCTGACGGACAAAGACGCAAGAGACTGCATCTCCTGGGTCGGTGAGGAGGGGGAGTTCAAGCTCAACCAGCCAGAGCTTGTGGCACAGAAATGGGGCCAGCGCAAGAACAAGCCGACGATGAACTACGAGAAGCTCAGCAGAGCCCTGAG GTACTACTACGATGGGGACATGATCAGCAAGGTGCAGGGCAAGCGCTTCGTCTACAAGTTTGTGTGTGACCTGAGGACTCTGATTGGCTATAGCGCTGCCGAGCTCAACAACCTGGTGACCGAGTGCGAGCAGAAGAAACTGGCTCGCATTCAGATGCACGGCATTGGACAGCCCATCACTACCGTCACGCTGGCCACCACGCTAGACAAGGACAGCTGA
- the si:dkey-192g7.3 gene encoding uncharacterized protein si:dkey-192g7.3 isoform X2, with amino-acid sequence MQHICVVLLLAIASGITSQTTGDEWTHVIGILNKDVLLPCVCLNITDLKFKWQKDNANRSFVLINETRADKKYESRTKTFLKENESNCSLLLKNITTDDSGNYSCRFRASVYKNHLVNLTVIPESSSEIPIVGFIIGPTDSPKTSRQFFTVIPVVVFLLAVGYLWNKYFRRRMNWNAPNQEV; translated from the exons ATGCAACACATTTGTGTGGTACTGTTACTGGCAATAGCCTCAG GAATCACCTCGCAAACAACAg GTGATGAATGGACTCATGTGATTGGTATCCTAAACAAAGATGTCCTTTTGCCATGTGTCTGCCTAAATATAACAGATTTGAAATTTAAGTGGCAGAAGGATAATGCGAACCGGTCCTTCGTTCTCATCAATGAGACAAGAGCTGACAAAAAGTATGAGAGCAGGACCAAAACGTTTCTAAAGGAAAATGAAAGTAACTGCTCTTTACTTCTGAAGAACATCACAACAGATGACAGTGGGAATTACTCATGCCGTTTTCGAGCTTCAGTGTACAAGAATCATTTGGTGAATCTAA CAGTCATCCCAGAATCATCTTCAG AAATCCCTATTGTAGGCTTTATAATCGGCCCCACCGACTCACCTAAGACTTCCAGGCAGTTCTTCACAGTCATTCCAGTAGTGGTTTTTCTTCTGGCCGTGGGTTACCTATGGAATAAGTACTT
- the si:dkey-192g7.3 gene encoding uncharacterized protein si:dkey-192g7.3 isoform X1 codes for MQHICVVLLLAIASGITSQTTGDEWTHVIGILNKDVLLPCVCLNITDLKFKWQKDNANRSFVLINETRADKKYESRTKTFLKENESNCSLLLKNITTDDSGNYSCRFRASVYKNHLVNLTVIPESSSEIPIVGFIIGPTDSPKTSRQFFTVIPVVVFLLAVGYLWNKYFSRRRMNWNAPNQEV; via the exons ATGCAACACATTTGTGTGGTACTGTTACTGGCAATAGCCTCAG GAATCACCTCGCAAACAACAg GTGATGAATGGACTCATGTGATTGGTATCCTAAACAAAGATGTCCTTTTGCCATGTGTCTGCCTAAATATAACAGATTTGAAATTTAAGTGGCAGAAGGATAATGCGAACCGGTCCTTCGTTCTCATCAATGAGACAAGAGCTGACAAAAAGTATGAGAGCAGGACCAAAACGTTTCTAAAGGAAAATGAAAGTAACTGCTCTTTACTTCTGAAGAACATCACAACAGATGACAGTGGGAATTACTCATGCCGTTTTCGAGCTTCAGTGTACAAGAATCATTTGGTGAATCTAA CAGTCATCCCAGAATCATCTTCAG AAATCCCTATTGTAGGCTTTATAATCGGCCCCACCGACTCACCTAAGACTTCCAGGCAGTTCTTCACAGTCATTCCAGTAGTGGTTTTTCTTCTGGCCGTGGGTTACCTATGGAATAAGTACTT
- the gabpa gene encoding GA-binding protein alpha chain isoform X1 has translation MLCLAPRCCFVANLFQHSDRAVRMSKSETEEMIEIEIDEREKQACLEEGIEEQTITASDLIQQDIDINEPIGNLKKLLVPRVQFCLDGFDICLQDIQLHPDHSLFDQGVKTDGTVQLSLQIITKSGEEKLNILEIVKPVETVEVVIDPDAAGEDGALVDDGQLIAVERSSLSDETSEQVTRWAAALEGYRKEQVRLGIPYDPLLWTADQVIHWAVWVMKEFNIDEMEIGSIHIPGRELCGFSQEEFLHKVPNGEILWSHLELLRKYVLASQDQSGGDATVTIDQPVQIIPAQVSTPTAIKVLKHNRGPRTPRISGEERSSPGNRTGNNGQIQLWQFLLELLTDKDARDCISWVGEEGEFKLNQPELVAQKWGQRKNKPTMNYEKLSRALRYYYDGDMISKVQGKRFVYKFVCDLRTLIGYSAAELNNLVTECEQKKLARIQMHGIGQPITTVTLATTLDKDS, from the exons ATGCTCTGCCTCGCCCCGCGCTGCTGTTTTGTAGCTAACTTGTTTCAACACAG CGATCGTGCAGTCAGGATGTCTAAAAGcgagacagaggagatgataGAGATAGAGATCGATGAACGGGAGAAACAGGCATGCCTAGAGGAAGG CATTGAGGAGCAGACCATCACTGCGTCTGATTTAATTCAACAAGATATTGACATCAATGAGCCCATTGGCAATCTGAAGAAGCTTTTGGTGCCTCGTGTCCAATTCTGTCTGGATGGATTTGACATCTGCTTACAAGACATTCAG ctCCACCCGGATCACAGTCTCTTTGATCAGGGAGTAAAAACAGATGGCACTGTGCAGCTCAGCCTGCAGATTATAACCAAATCAG GGGAggaaaagctgaatattttagaaATAGTGAAGCCCGTAGAAACGGTAGAAGTTGTGATTGACCCGGATGCGGCAGGAGAAGATGGGGCGTTGGTGGACGATGGACAGCTTATCGCAGTAGAGCGGTCTTCCCTGTCCGATGAGACCTCAGAGCAGGTGACACGTTGGGCCGCAGCCTTGGAAGGTTACCGGAAGGAGCAGGTCCGGCTTGGAATACCATACG ACCCATTGCTCTGGACAGCTGATCAGGTGATTCACTGGGCTGTGTGGGTCATGAAGGAGTTTAACATAGACGAGATGGAAATCGGCAGCATCCACATCCCCGGCCGAGAGCTCTGTGGTTTCAGCCAAGAGGAGTTCCTTCACAAAGTGCCAAACGGCGAGATTTTGTGGAGCCACCTGGAGCTGCTGCGCAAAT ATGTGTTGGCCAGCCAGGACCAGTCAGGGGGGGACGCCACTGTCACTATTGATCAAC cTGTTCAGATCATTCCAGCTCAAGTGAGCACGCCTACCGCTATAAAAGTACTGAAACACAACCGGGGCCCCAGAACGCCCAGAATTTCAGGAGAGGAGCGCAGTTCACCCGGCAACCGCACAG GTAACAACGGTCAGATCCAGCTGTGGCAGTTCCTGCTGGAACTTCTGACGGACAAAGACGCAAGAGACTGCATCTCCTGGGTCGGTGAGGAGGGGGAGTTCAAGCTCAACCAGCCAGAGCTTGTGGCACAGAAATGGGGCCAGCGCAAGAACAAGCCGACGATGAACTACGAGAAGCTCAGCAGAGCCCTGAG GTACTACTACGATGGGGACATGATCAGCAAGGTGCAGGGCAAGCGCTTCGTCTACAAGTTTGTGTGTGACCTGAGGACTCTGATTGGCTATAGCGCTGCCGAGCTCAACAACCTGGTGACCGAGTGCGAGCAGAAGAAACTGGCTCGCATTCAGATGCACGGCATTGGACAGCCCATCACTACCGTCACGCTGGCCACCACGCTAGACAAGGACAGCTGA